A single window of Zingiber officinale cultivar Zhangliang unplaced genomic scaffold, Zo_v1.1 ctg246, whole genome shotgun sequence DNA harbors:
- the LOC122037222 gene encoding zinc finger MYM-type protein 1-like: MEHQSAAKKGKTIASYFKKRDRQTSESTSIPTVPIMQHQSCESLPILSVQIPSISSSSDNHQLSSSCIERDPGKRKQICEYHINVRDEIRRSYLKMGPYQPDMLEYPATKFGSQNRRFQKKWFQKFHWLEYSPSTNKAYYFYCFLFLNDVNSSNISALVNEGFDNWKRVNQGKICAFLAHIGSTASSPHTMCERKAENLMRPSQHIDNVMHAQSKQEKEKNRLRLRTSIVTVRWLALQGCAFRGNDESLSSSNRGNFLELVKAFAKMSTEIDKVVLENAPKNSQYIAPEI; encoded by the coding sequence ATGGAACATCAATCTGCTGCAAAGAAAGGAAAGACGATAGCCTCGTATTTTAAGAAAAGAGATCGTCAAACTAGTGAAAGCACTTCAATTCCCACTGTCCCTATAATGCAACATCAATCTTGTGAAAGTCTTCCAATTCTTAGTGTCCAAATTCCTTCAATTTCCTCTTCTAGCGACAATCATCAGTTATCCTCTAGTTGTATTGAACGAGATCCAGGAAAAAGAAAACAGATATGTGAATATCATATTAATGTACGAGATGAGATAAGACGCTCATATCTAAAGATGGGGCCTTATCAACCAGATATGTTGGAGTATCCGGCTACAAAATTTGGAAGTCAAAATCGTCGATTTCAAAAAAAATGGTTCCAGAAATTTCATTGGTTGGAATATTCACCTTCAACAAATAAGGCATATTActtttattgttttcttttcctgAATGATGTTAATTCGTCAAATATCTCGGCATTGGTCAATGAAGGATTTGACAATTGGAAAAGGGTAAATCAAGGAAAAATATGTGCATTTCTTGCCCATATTGGTTCTACAGCTTCTTCGCCTCATACTATGTGCGAGAGAAAGGCTGAAAATTTGATGAGACCCTCACAACATATTGATAATGTCATGCATGCCCAATCTAaacaggaaaaagaaaaaaatcgtTTGCGTTTGAGGACCTCAATTGTCACTGTTCGCTGGCTAGCACTTCAAGGGTGTGCCTTTAGAGGTAATGATGAATCTCTATCTTCATCTAATCgtgggaattttcttgaattagtAAAGGCTTTTGCAAAAATGAGTACAGAAATTGATAAAGTTGTACTTGAGAATGCTCCAAAAAATTCTCAATATATCGCTCCAGAAATTTAG